The DNA window CTTAAGGCTGAACGTGGTATCAGCTTCGAGCAAGTTGCCATGCACATTGAACGGGGTGATGTTCTTGATGTGGTTCAACATACCAATCAAAAGAGATACCCGAACCAACAGATCCTTGTTGTTGAAATAGATAACTACGCATATCTTCTTCCATTTGTTGAAGATGATAAAGGTAAATTCTTAAAGACAATAATTCCGAGCCGTAAAGCGACTCGTGATTATTTGGGAGGGAACAAATGAACAAAATCAATCTTAATAAAGAAGAGCAGGAAATACTCGATTCCTTTGAACGAGGAGAATGGAAGTCAGTTCCAAATGTTAGAGCGGAGATTGAAAAGCACCGCAAGTATGCCAGAAAAACACTAAAGAAAGATAAACGGGTCAATATCAGAATACCTTCTAAGGTGTTGGAGGAGCTTCAGGCAATTGCGATTGAAGATGGCATACCTTATCAAACGCTCATGTCTAGCATTCTACATCGTTATGTTACGGGCCGTCTTGTTGATAGAATTAGGCCGAACAAGTCATTTGAGTCTGACGGTTAAATATCGCTGCGATTCGAAAGGCATTCCTTTTCTATCCGCGCCTGCCCTGTGAAATGCGAGGTATATTTCACCAGAGCGCCTCAGCGGCTAATTCAAAAAGAAAGGGCATAGCCATTTCTGGCTATGCCCTTATTTCTAGATTCCTTAAAGATCTATGTCTTCATCTGAGATTACTCCGGCATCTGAGCTTCACCTTTCCACATCATCCTGGACATGGGAATGTAGATCACGTCGATGGGCTGGGAGAAGTACTCCGTCTGGTAGCCGTTATCGATATTGATTTCAAGGTTGTTGGCCCCTACATAAGGCGACCCATAAGCCAGGTTGACCCTAAGGGCATCCCACATGTCATTGATTTGACCTTGGCCTGCATAATAGGGATATGCTGCCTCGGTATCAAGGCCCCTGAGTCCGTCTTCAGCCACATAGAAACTCACATTGATTGTGGCTGGATCGTCATCGCCAACGGCGGGTTCAAACACATAGCTGAACCCATTAGAGTTAGTATTGATGCTGTACTGGTTCGCACCAGGAGTTTTGTCCGTGTACGTAAACGAGGACGCGTCGTTGATCGTCAGTTGATCGCTGAGGATCTCGTGGTAGTAGAAATTCTCACCCTCTCCAGCTTCTCTTTTACCAAACGTTCTTGTCTCCTGCAATGATTCGTCCACGGGATTTGTGAAATTCACATTCATATCAAGAAGATCAGGATGACCGTCTTCGGGAAAGGTGGTATAAACAAACCTCATGCCTTCCCGATCAAACGTGCCGAGCCAACTATTCCACGGAAGCTGAGTTAGGTCGCCATCATAACTGTCTCCAAAGTTCGTCGTAAAGACCATGCTGGACATTTGCGACTCTTTTCTCAGGCACGCGTTGACCACCTGGACACTGGTATTGTCGGCAGATCGCAGCACGTACTGCTGTGACCTCACCCAGTTTCCATTGTGGTCTTTGGTGACCCGGCCGGACTGGGCGTCTGCGGTCCGGACAAACCAGGCGTCCCGGGCCCGGATGCCGGCAGTCGACTGGGCATCCCTCACAGAGTTCTCCACGGCCCTCATGGACTGTAAATCAAGAATCTTCCGGTTGACAATGTCCTCTTCAACCTGCACGGCATAGGCGAGGAAACCGCTGCTGTTTATCCTGTCCAGGGTGTCATCATTGGTGAAAGTACGAAGTCCCTGGTTCCAGCCTCCGTAGCCGCCATAGCCGGCACCCACGGTCTGCAGGCCGTACCGGTATATGTCTCCAAAGGCCTCAATATAGTCTTCATAGGAATTAATATCTAGTAAGCATAATCCTGCTGGGCTCCACTGCAAGGGCCAGTCCTCTATCCCCGGATAATCGGGATCTGGAAAAGTATTCCCAAGCGCTTGATCAATAGGATCCTCCGAGTCTTGGAGGTTCCCAATATGACAACTATCTGCGCAACCCGGCTTGAACGCGCCGTTCTTTACCAGTTCCGTATACTCTACATGGGTATAGCCGTCCCCGTCCACGAACGCCTTGTCCAGGGACTTGGGATGGACGGCCCAGTAGTCGTCAATGTCTTCCAGGAGCGTGGGATCCTCGATCACATTGGCCATGGCCTCATCCAGGCTGTCAATGTCCACAATCATGTCATGACCCCCGGTGGTAACAGTATACTTGTGTGGGGTTTCCTCCCTGCGGAAGTTCTCGGCCACATACCCCCCGTAGCCGTTATTGGCTCCCTCGTCATAGCGCAAATCCGCGACCATCTGGTAATCTCTGAAAAAAATGAATCTGTCTGCAAGGTCAAAGTCGTCGCCGCTGCTACGGGAAGCGAAATCGTCTCCCATGGAAAAGTGGCCAAAGGTCTCCATAATGGGCAGCCAGCAGAGATTCCCGTTTTCATCATAGATGTCATCAAGCGGCCGCCCGTACTGCTCAGACAGGTCCACGTAACACTTGTCCATATAGTAGTCACTTCGTGGCTGTCCGGGACCGGGATGGTTGTCCCCGCCTAGGTAGCTGTATGACTCGCGCACTGTCTCGTATTCTTCACCGACGAACATCCAATCCCAATAGTCATAATATTGGGGATAGTAGTAGTGGTGCCATTCATAGTATTCTTTGCCCTGCTCGGCGAAATCATATTGCTCAAGACCTCCTGGATGAAGACCTACAATCACACCCGTATCATATCCCGCCAAGGCCCAGAACGCGAAACCCATGTCGCGACTGTAATCGAACATGATGGTGTTGTCGTCGTACAGGGTGGTCGAAAAACTGGGCTCAGGTGCGCCGTTGCCGTTTGCAAAATCGCCGTTCTTATCCTCTAAGGGAAAAGTCCATGTGTACCTGTAAAACCGATCTGGCTCTATGACAACATCAGGCGCCGGCAAAACGTCTTCTGCGATAAGTTCACTTCCCGATGCTGAGTATTCCCACCACCCTTCCTCGTAAGTGCCAGACTCGCCGCCATATCCGCCATATCCGCCTACGGCATAGGGGGCTATTACAGGTGGTATCACAACGCTGCCACTTTCTTCACATAACCACTCTTCCCAGTACCCGCCATAGCCGTTCTGTGCAGCAACGGGTTCGGCGCCTCCGTATCCCGATGCCAGGAGCTTCCGATGTTCCCGCTCGGAAACTTGAATCTCCTCATCGGAAAGATACAGGATCCCGTTGGTGGACCTGTCAGCCGCCCTAGTAGTTATTTCGTCCCGATCGTACTCCTTGCCGTAGTAAATCCAACCCTCTTCTTCTTCCTCATCTGGAGGATCAGGATCCCATGGTTCATAGTCGCCCTCTCGGGCACCTGGAACAATCTCGCTCTCGTATGGCTCCTCATAGGCTTCTGCTATGTCGCAGCGTTCATCTGTGTAGTCGGCATACAGTGGATCCCCCGTCAGAACTCCAATAAACGCCGTCAAAACGACAACATTTTCCGGACTGGGACTGGCGCCCAGGGCCGCCTCCGAAGCCCTCAACACGATGTTGTTTGTTGCTGCCGTGGGATCGTCTACTATCTCGGTCTCGACAAACCCCTTCTCATCAGCCTCAATTTGTCCCATCAGGGTCGGCTTAAAATCATTTGGCACTAACAAGTTGTGGACATCTTCCAGATACCCACTGATACAGTCCACTTTCTTCTCGACAGTATCAATACTGATATATCGCAGGTCTGCCGCAAAAACGGCCGACCAGCCGATCAGACTGACGCCCAGAAACAGGGCCAAGAGAACCAGTGGCACTCCAAATCTCTTTCTCATCATTTATCCTCCTTTTTGCGATTCGTTAGCTTGTTGTTAATTATCTTTCAAACCCATTTTCGTAAAAAAAGCCGAGTCACCTTATTTTCGGCAACCCGGCTGTCTCAGTAAGACCCGTGGCTTTCCGTGTCCCGATCACTCGGGATTTGGCTTTATCCGCTCTAAATGCTCCTATACTAAACAAATCCAAAAGTAAAGCCCGTTCCTCCTGTAAATTAAAGGAAGTCAATTCATCTCCTAGCTAAACACCCTCCGCAGTCCCACAAGACCGATCACACCGGAACCAAGGAGAAGCAGGGCCGAGGGTACTGGAATGGGGGTGCAATCAATTCTCAGGTTTGAACTCTCAATTTCGCACTCCCAATCCCAAGCACCACGTGGTTGCCCGTCACCTTCTACCAACACTCGTACAAACAGGGGTGAACTGGGGTCCAGGTCGAAACCCACCAATTCTGAGGACATCTTAGACCAGGAACTTTCGCTATGGGCAGCGTCACTTGCGTCCGTCAAATCAGGCCCTGTGAAGATCGTCTGGTCTCCAAAATCCTCCAGATAGCCCATAAAGAACTTGTTGGAGGTCTCATCCCACGTGCCCTGATAAATCCAGACTTCATCATCTTCGCGTTCATAACTTGTGGGGGTAGTCCACCCATAACCATCCACATCATCAGCGAAGATTGTCAGATTCAAAGTAAAACCGTATTCACACCCTGGGCAGCCGTCTTCACCCTCGCATCCTTGCCAGTCAAGAGGATGCGACCATTCAATCCATCTATCGTTACCTTGAGCACCTGGTCCTACGTAGAAGTCAACTGACGGTTCCAATGGCACAGAGTGATCGACATACTGCGCACCGGCCCCACCTGTTACCCCGATAATCAATAGAATGGAACTTAAGAACACCACGAATCTTTTCATATCTATATCCTCCTTGCCTACAAAAATGAAAAAGCCGAGTTACCCTCCTCCAGGCAACCCGGCTATCCGCTTCCGTCGGACCCGTGGCTTTCCGTCTCCCGATTACTCGGGATTTGGCTTTATCCGGATAAAATCGCTCCCGCGATTTTATACAATCACGTTACCCTTCTTTTAGCACTTTACATGCCAAACCATGCAAAACAAGATAACCAGTTGATATAGGGAGCTTTTTGGGGATTGTTCGTTCTGTCAGTCTGAAAATATAGGCCAAATTGAGAATATTTTTTCCACTTTCGTTGAGACTTTTTTTTCCAATTGTGCGAGTTTTTTTCCAACAATGGCAAGGGAACAGGAACTTGCTCTTATTACTTCAATTCATAAGGAAATGTCAAGAAAGAATAAAAAAATCAATGAAATCACTGCTTGATTTCATTCATGTTTTTATGCAACGCGGCTTCGCCGCTTGTTAGCCAGTATCCATCCATAAACGGATCTTAAGACACAATGGCTCAGTTACAACTCTTGCCATCCTCCCTGTAGTGTCGTATAATGACATCATGAAGCTCAGCGGAAGACACAAAAAGACACTCCGCAAGATCTTTGAAGATCCTGTCCGTTCTGATGTAGCTTGGCCTGACATTGAAAGCCTCCTAAAGACTCTCGGAGCCGAGTTGACTGAAGGCCGCGGGTCCCGAGTGCGAATCTACCTTAACGGTGTACGAGCTGTATTGCATCGACCACATCCTCACCAAGAAACTGACAAGGGGGCGCTGAAATCAATG is part of the Deltaproteobacteria bacterium genome and encodes:
- a CDS encoding BrnT family toxin; this translates as MDYYRWNHEKNLKLKAERGISFEQVAMHIERGDVLDVVQHTNQKRYPNQQILVVEIDNYAYLLPFVEDDKGKFLKTIIPSRKATRDYLGGNK
- a CDS encoding antitoxin, whose amino-acid sequence is MNKINLNKEEQEILDSFERGEWKSVPNVRAEIEKHRKYARKTLKKDKRVNIRIPSKVLEELQAIAIEDGIPYQTLMSSILHRYVTGRLVDRIRPNKSFESDG
- a CDS encoding PEP-CTERM sorting domain-containing protein; amino-acid sequence: MKRFVVFLSSILLIIGVTGGAGAQYVDHSVPLEPSVDFYVGPGAQGNDRWIEWSHPLDWQGCEGEDGCPGCEYGFTLNLTIFADDVDGYGWTTPTSYEREDDEVWIYQGTWDETSNKFFMGYLEDFGDQTIFTGPDLTDASDAAHSESSWSKMSSELVGFDLDPSSPLFVRVLVEGDGQPRGAWDWECEIESSNLRIDCTPIPVPSALLLLGSGVIGLVGLRRVFS
- a CDS encoding type II toxin-antitoxin system HicA family toxin, giving the protein MKLSGRHKKTLRKIFEDPVRSDVAWPDIESLLKTLGAELTEGRGSRVRIYLNGVRAVLHRPHPHQETDKGALKSMRRFLSEAGIQEGE